The Chloroflexota bacterium sequence CTGGGCTGCTTCAGCACGAGGAGGAACCGTTCCCCATCCTCGAAGGACACCACGTCTGAGGGCAGGGGCACGAAGGGGCGCAGGGCCTCCACCAGTTCTGCCCGCTGGATGACCAGCCCGCTGATGTGCAAGGGCCGCAGGGGGATGGGTGTGCCTGCCCCCTCCAGGGAGAGGGGCCTCTGCCCATCACCTGCTGACTTGAGCCGCACCTTGCCCACGGTGCACCTCCCACGAAAAAGATAAAAAAAGAGGACGGTTGTTCGTCCTCTTCATCGCCAGTGCGGATGGCCAGCGCTCTCCTTTCGAAGGGAGAGGGATGAGGCCAGGTTGGAGAGATAGATCGCTGGGGGAAACGCCCTTGCTGCTTATGAGGGGGGTTGAAGGTCAACGGCCAGGTTGTCCTTCCCACAAGACCCTCCTAAGGGATGGGTGATAGGATGCCCGCTCGCCCATTGCTTGAATTATATAGGCAGAGGGATGAGTTGTCAAGGGGTTTGCTCGAGAGTGAATACCTCCCCCAAACCCCCGCAGAGGGGTTCAAGGTGGCCCTGCGGGCTTTTTGTTGAAATAGGGGGGACACCCCCTGTGACCCCCGTCAGGAGGGCTTCGCCCCTGCACTCCCCGTTTTATAGGGGAAGCCCTATGGGCTTTTTGTGTTCTGGGGCACATCCGAAAGACCCCGGCCAAAGGGATTGCACCCCCTTGGAACCCCCCGTTGTTCATCAGCCTCTTGTCTCCAGTTACAGTTATATTGTAAGGGCTACCTCTCGCCGAACTCTTACATTAATAAATCCAGCCTCAGGGGGAACTTAGCCCACCCTCTACCTCCTCTACCTCTACCACCATCTCCACCTCCACCGCAATATCGCTCGGCAACTGATACATCCCTACCGCCGAACGGGCATGCTTACCACTCTCACCAAAGAGGGAGACCAGCAGATCGGATGCGCCGTTGGCTACCTTCGGCTGCTCCGTAAACTCCTCAGCGCTGTTCACAAACACCAGCAGTTTCACAATACGTTTTACTTTATCTAAATCTCCCAGGGTAGCATTGATCGTACTCAGACAGTTCAGCGTCGTCAAACGCGCCGCCGCATAGCCCTCTTCAACAGTGAGATCTCTCCCCACCTTCCCCGTGTAAGCCGGCCGGCCACCCTTCGTCGGGCCATGGCCGGATACGAACAACAGGTTGCCACTGCGTACAGCGCCCACATAATTGGCCACGGGCACAACCGGTTTCGGCAAGGCCAAGCCCATCTTTTCAAGCTTATCGACAACCATCATTTTGAACCTCCTTTTCTCGCTTCCTGAACGGCCACAACGAAGGCACGGGCCCGTTCTGTGAGAAGCGCAAAATTACCCTCGGCTACGGTTCGCTTATCTACCAGATTGCCCCCTACCGCCACGGCCACCGCCCCCGCTTTGATGAACTCACCGGCATTGTCCAGACTGACGCCTCCGGTAGGCAGGAGCCTCACTTGAGGCAAAGGGGCCAGAATATCCCTCAAGTATTGTGGCCCCAGGGCTCCCGCCGGAAAGACCTTCACCAGGTCCGCTCCCAGCTCCCAGGCCGTGAGGATTTCCGTCGGTGTGAAGGCACCTGGTATCACCGCTACCCCATAGCGATGGCTTAGGGACAGCAGCGCTGAGCTCAACGTCGGTGAGACGACAAAGCGAGCCCC is a genomic window containing:
- the eda gene encoding bifunctional 4-hydroxy-2-oxoglutarate aldolase/2-dehydro-3-deoxy-phosphogluconate aldolase, producing MKGKQEEIQRIIDCGVVAVVRLSDSQQLLRVAEAVQRGGVSIIEFTMTTPNALKVLEESTAAFGEDVLLGAGTVLDAETARAAILAGARFVVSPTLSSALLSLSHRYGVAVIPGAFTPTEILTAWELGADLVKVFPAGALGPQYLRDILAPLPQVRLLPTGGVSLDNAGEFIKAGAVAVAVGGNLVDKRTVAEGNFALLTERARAFVVAVQEARKGGSK
- a CDS encoding RidA family protein, which produces MMVVDKLEKMGLALPKPVVPVANYVGAVRSGNLLFVSGHGPTKGGRPAYTGKVGRDLTVEEGYAAARLTTLNCLSTINATLGDLDKVKRIVKLLVFVNSAEEFTEQPKVANGASDLLVSLFGESGKHARSAVGMYQLPSDIAVEVEMVVEVEEVEGGLSSP